The Prevotella melaninogenica genome has a segment encoding these proteins:
- a CDS encoding glycoside hydrolase family 10 protein has translation MTTQAQTNLSDYLTKRMPKRETRAVWLTTLASLDWPKNYARSEESIKLQKQELIDILDKYQKANINTVLLQARVRAATIYPSDIEPWDQCITGVEGRAPGYGYDPLGFAVEECHKRGMEIHAWIATIPVGAKNSLGCRTLMKKGFRIRNFSTGSYLDPADPGVAPYLASICGEIVRKYDVDGINLDYIRYPDGWPRPSYRDGDTPDQRRSNITAIVRAIHDEVKAIKPWVKMSCSPIGKHADLSRYSSKNFNAHDRVSQEAQEWMRLGLMDQLYPMQYFRGDNYYPFVADWVENAYKREIVTGLGTYFLDPREGNWTLGDLTRQLYVSRDLGVGHAHFRSYFLTANKQGVYDFEKQFNATLSLPHKMQGVVSTAAMPYAVNSSLVERREDKSVILRWKAVTPYYNIYASYTYPVDTEDARNLLFTRYTGQTLQLKNVNPNLYFAVRGMDRYGLETPALQENMKSTSLSKSPVSLLANDGNTLTLPAAAKLTDADRYVILSLQGIILRIVNAKSVRNNQLYIGSLSDGMYSLKVYNHKKKSFTLGAFMVKRGS, from the coding sequence ATGACAACACAAGCACAGACGAATCTCTCCGACTATCTTACGAAGCGAATGCCGAAGCGGGAAACGCGTGCCGTATGGCTGACGACACTTGCCAGTCTTGATTGGCCGAAGAACTACGCACGGTCGGAAGAAAGCATCAAACTGCAAAAGCAGGAACTCATTGACATTCTCGATAAATACCAGAAGGCAAATATCAACACCGTACTCTTGCAGGCGCGTGTGCGTGCAGCTACGATTTATCCGTCGGATATTGAGCCTTGGGACCAGTGTATCACTGGCGTTGAGGGTAGGGCACCGGGTTATGGCTACGACCCACTCGGCTTTGCCGTAGAGGAATGTCACAAACGTGGCATGGAAATTCACGCATGGATTGCGACGATTCCGGTGGGTGCAAAAAACTCATTGGGCTGTAGAACGCTGATGAAGAAGGGCTTTCGAATTAGAAACTTCTCAACGGGTTCTTATCTCGACCCTGCCGATCCTGGTGTTGCACCTTACCTTGCCTCTATCTGTGGAGAGATTGTAAGAAAGTATGATGTGGATGGTATCAACCTCGACTATATCCGTTACCCTGATGGATGGCCACGCCCTTCTTACCGTGATGGCGATACACCCGACCAGCGTCGCAGCAATATCACAGCCATTGTGCGTGCTATTCATGACGAGGTGAAAGCTATCAAACCGTGGGTGAAGATGTCGTGTTCGCCAATCGGTAAGCATGCCGACCTCAGTCGTTATAGTTCAAAGAATTTCAATGCCCACGACCGTGTTTCACAAGAGGCGCAGGAGTGGATGAGATTAGGGTTGATGGACCAGCTCTATCCGATGCAATACTTCCGTGGCGACAACTATTATCCTTTTGTTGCAGACTGGGTTGAGAATGCTTATAAGCGTGAGATAGTGACAGGTTTGGGTACTTACTTCCTCGATCCACGTGAGGGTAATTGGACTTTGGGCGACCTCACCCGTCAGCTATATGTGAGTCGTGACCTCGGAGTGGGACATGCTCACTTCCGTTCTTACTTCCTCACGGCTAATAAGCAGGGTGTCTACGACTTTGAGAAGCAGTTTAATGCTACGCTTTCTCTCCCTCATAAGATGCAGGGTGTTGTATCAACGGCTGCCATGCCATATGCTGTCAACTCCTCATTGGTAGAACGTCGAGAGGATAAGTCGGTGATTCTGAGGTGGAAGGCGGTCACTCCTTATTATAATATATACGCCAGCTACACCTATCCTGTTGATACTGAGGATGCACGAAACTTGCTTTTCACACGTTATACTGGGCAGACGCTGCAGTTGAAGAATGTGAATCCTAACCTCTATTTTGCAGTTAGAGGCATGGACCGTTACGGACTTGAAACGCCTGCTTTACAGGAGAATATGAAGTCTACATCGCTTTCGAAGTCTCCTGTTTCACTGCTCGCTAATGATGGTAACACGCTCACCCTGCCTGCTGCAGCAAAGCTAACGGATGCCGATCGTTATGTAATCCTCTCTTTGCAGGGTATCATCCTTCGCATCGTTAACGCTAAATCGGTAAGAAACAACCAGTTATATATCGGCTCCCTGTCCGATGGTATGTATTCTCTCAAGGTCTATAACCACAAGAAGAAGTCCTTCACCTTAGGGGCATTTATGGTTAAGAGGGGTAGTTGA
- a CDS encoding NUDIX domain-containing protein codes for MYTYNYPHPAVTADCLVFAHTDEGMKLLLIQRKNEPYKGKWAFPGGFMDIDETTIDAARRELKEETGLVVGELHRVGIFDAVDRDPRERIITVAYYTILDKPTEVSGLDDAAQAKWFSLTELPDLAFDHKEILQEAERVLGDG; via the coding sequence ATGTACACATACAATTACCCACACCCAGCCGTAACGGCTGACTGTCTTGTTTTTGCCCACACTGATGAGGGGATGAAACTGCTGTTGATACAGCGGAAAAACGAACCTTATAAGGGGAAATGGGCATTCCCTGGTGGCTTCATGGATATTGACGAGACAACGATTGATGCTGCTCGTCGTGAGTTGAAAGAAGAGACTGGTTTAGTGGTTGGTGAGCTACATCGTGTTGGAATCTTTGATGCTGTCGACCGTGATCCACGTGAGCGTATTATCACCGTGGCTTATTACACGATTCTTGACAAACCTACAGAAGTCAGCGGTTTGGACGATGCAGCACAAGCAAAGTGGTTCTCCTTGACCGAACTTCCCGACTTAGCGTTTGACCATAAGGAAATCCTTCAAGAGGCAGAAAGGGTGTTAGGTGATGGCTGA
- a CDS encoding Fur family transcriptional regulator has product MNDKQIEALLKAHGIRLTANRILIARTLSGLDNPASIKELEAKIQTIDKSNIFRTLALFKQQHLVHQLEDGNDIVRYELCLSDDDEEDEDMHVHFYCERCHRTYCLNDIHIPQVELPAGYEQSSINYMIKGVCPKCAHRYYIK; this is encoded by the coding sequence ATGAATGACAAGCAGATCGAAGCACTGCTGAAAGCACATGGTATTAGACTGACCGCAAATCGCATTCTCATAGCACGAACACTGTCAGGATTGGACAACCCAGCCTCTATAAAAGAGTTGGAAGCAAAGATTCAAACGATTGACAAGTCAAATATTTTCCGTACACTGGCATTGTTCAAACAGCAACATTTAGTACATCAGTTGGAAGACGGAAATGATATAGTGCGCTACGAATTATGTCTCAGCGATGACGATGAAGAAGATGAAGACATGCACGTACACTTCTATTGTGAGCGTTGCCATCGCACCTATTGCCTCAATGACATACACATTCCACAGGTCGAGTTGCCTGCAGGATACGAACAATCATCCATCAATTATATGATAAAAGGAGTGTGTCCTAAGTGCGCTCACCGATATTATATTAAATGA
- a CDS encoding bifunctional UDP-N-acetylmuramoyl-tripeptide:D-alanyl-D-alanine ligase/alanine racemase, whose protein sequence is MNYTIEKVTTLIGARRYGDKDANISFVLTDSRSLCFPEETLFFALKTERNDGQNYIPELYARGVRNFVVEVVPEDWATRYPDSNFLKVVGSLEALQRLAERHRDEYLIPIVGITGSNGKTMVKEWLYQLLSPQMVVTRSPRSYNSQIGVPLSVLLLNENTQVGVFEAGISQPGEMMALRDIIQPTIGVFTTLGTAHQENFPSLEAKCHEKIKLFHDTEAIVYSADNEVMAQCLSQYDYKGQKLDWSVKNTEVAFYIKAIEKKDIETTVSYVWKGQTEGQYKLPFIDDASVENSITCAVVSLHLGLTPATISERMAQLEPVAMRLEVKEGQHGCTLINDSYNSDFNSLDIALDFMNRRPDHKGRRRTLILSDILQSGDTDKDLYNKVAFLCEKRGVEKFIGIGEGLLAQRSAFKHLGEKHFFATVNSFIHSDVFANLHDEVILLKGARQFGFDRLTELLVKKVHETVLEVNLNAVVDNLNWYRSFLKPETKLVCMIKADAYGAGAVEIAKTLQDHRVDYLAVAVADEGVTLRKNGITSNIMIMNPEMTSFKTLFDYDLEPEVYSFRLMDALVKAAQKEGITGFPVHIKLDTGMHRLGFDPQKDMDELIKRLKQQNAIIPRSVFSHFVGSDADNFDEFSAHQFALFDEGSKKLQAAFSHKIIRHMDNSSGIEHFPERQMDMCRLGLGLYGINPRTNKTINNISTLKTTILQLRNVPAGDTVGYSRKGTIDHDSVIAAIPIGYADGLNRHLGNRHCYCLVNGQKAEYVGNICMDVAMIDVTGIDCKEGDSVEIFGDHLPVTVLSDTLDTIPYEVLTTISNRVKRVYFQD, encoded by the coding sequence ATGAATTATACTATTGAGAAAGTAACGACGCTCATTGGCGCACGCCGTTATGGTGATAAGGATGCAAATATAAGCTTTGTACTTACCGACAGCCGCTCTCTGTGTTTCCCTGAAGAAACATTGTTTTTTGCGCTCAAAACTGAGCGTAACGACGGACAGAATTACATCCCAGAACTCTATGCAAGGGGTGTGAGAAACTTTGTCGTGGAGGTAGTGCCTGAGGATTGGGCAACTCGTTATCCTGATTCTAACTTCTTGAAGGTAGTTGGTTCGCTGGAAGCTTTGCAGCGACTGGCTGAACGTCATCGCGATGAATACTTGATTCCGATAGTCGGCATCACGGGTTCAAATGGTAAGACGATGGTCAAGGAGTGGCTTTATCAGTTGCTTTCTCCGCAGATGGTGGTCACACGTTCACCTCGTAGCTATAATTCACAGATAGGTGTTCCACTGTCAGTACTGCTCTTAAACGAGAATACACAGGTCGGAGTGTTTGAAGCGGGTATCAGTCAACCCGGCGAGATGATGGCTTTGCGCGACATTATCCAGCCTACTATCGGTGTCTTCACCACATTAGGTACTGCCCATCAAGAGAACTTCCCTTCCTTAGAAGCTAAGTGCCACGAGAAGATAAAGCTCTTCCACGACACCGAGGCAATCGTCTATTCTGCCGATAATGAGGTGATGGCACAGTGTTTAAGCCAGTATGATTATAAGGGTCAGAAACTCGATTGGTCTGTAAAGAATACGGAGGTAGCCTTCTATATCAAAGCTATCGAGAAGAAAGACATTGAAACAACCGTTTCATATGTATGGAAAGGACAGACGGAAGGACAATATAAACTACCTTTCATTGACGATGCCAGCGTTGAGAATTCTATCACCTGCGCAGTCGTTTCACTCCATTTAGGACTCACCCCTGCTACTATCAGCGAGCGAATGGCACAGTTAGAGCCAGTCGCTATGCGCTTGGAGGTGAAGGAGGGACAGCATGGCTGTACGCTTATCAACGATTCTTACAACTCTGATTTCAACTCACTCGATATTGCACTCGACTTCATGAATCGTCGTCCTGACCATAAGGGACGTCGTCGCACATTGATTCTGAGCGATATCCTGCAGAGTGGTGACACAGATAAAGACCTATATAATAAGGTGGCTTTCCTCTGCGAGAAGCGTGGTGTTGAGAAGTTTATCGGTATTGGTGAAGGACTCTTGGCACAGCGTTCTGCCTTTAAGCATTTAGGCGAAAAGCATTTCTTTGCTACCGTCAACTCCTTTATCCACAGCGATGTCTTCGCTAACTTGCACGATGAGGTAATCTTATTGAAGGGCGCACGACAGTTTGGTTTCGACCGACTGACAGAACTCTTGGTGAAGAAGGTGCATGAAACGGTGTTGGAGGTAAACCTCAATGCTGTTGTTGACAACCTCAATTGGTATCGCTCTTTCCTTAAGCCTGAGACGAAATTGGTTTGTATGATTAAGGCTGATGCCTATGGAGCTGGTGCGGTAGAGATAGCAAAGACCTTACAGGATCATCGTGTTGACTACCTCGCTGTGGCTGTTGCCGACGAGGGTGTGACGCTCCGTAAGAACGGTATCACAAGCAATATCATGATTATGAACCCAGAGATGACTTCCTTTAAGACGCTCTTCGACTACGACCTTGAGCCTGAGGTGTATAGCTTCCGACTCATGGATGCACTCGTGAAGGCCGCACAGAAGGAGGGTATCACGGGCTTCCCTGTTCATATTAAGCTCGACACGGGTATGCACCGATTAGGTTTTGACCCACAGAAGGATATGGACGAACTGATTAAGCGACTGAAACAACAGAACGCTATCATCCCTCGTTCGGTCTTCTCTCACTTCGTTGGCTCTGATGCTGACAACTTCGACGAGTTCTCTGCTCATCAGTTTGCACTCTTCGATGAGGGCAGCAAGAAGCTTCAAGCTGCTTTCAGCCATAAGATTATCCGCCACATGGACAACTCTTCGGGCATCGAACACTTCCCTGAACGTCAGATGGATATGTGTCGACTGGGCTTGGGTCTTTATGGTATCAACCCACGAACAAACAAGACAATCAACAATATCTCTACGTTGAAGACTACCATCCTGCAGCTGCGTAACGTACCAGCTGGTGACACGGTAGGCTATTCTCGCAAGGGAACAATCGACCATGACAGTGTGATTGCAGCAATTCCAATCGGCTACGCTGACGGCTTAAACCGCCATTTGGGCAACCGCCACTGCTACTGTTTGGTGAATGGTCAGAAGGCAGAGTACGTCGGCAACATCTGTATGGACGTAGCGATGATTGACGTTACTGGCATCGATTGTAAGGAAGGCGACAGTGTCGAAATCTTCGGCGACCACCTCCCTGTCACCGTTCTTAGCGATACGCTTGACACCATTCCATATGAGGTACTAACGACTATCAGCAATCGCGTGAAGAGAGTTTACTTCCAGGATTAG
- a CDS encoding pilus assembly protein N-terminal domain-containing protein, translated as MEMKSLFKTMVMAALCLGTVTLASCSDDNGDKNTGLKFSTTTVNVAPSASANVTIGNGTQPFTVKSTDEKVATVKVDKNVMTVTGVKEGKASITVTDKNKRFGTISVNVITPLAFDKTSLNIAVGKEDVVNIKTGQAPYTVNVKDNKIATATVKDAKITIKGVKAGTTTVNVLDKNKLAGTITVTVK; from the coding sequence ATGGAAATGAAAAGTCTTTTCAAAACAATGGTGATGGCAGCTCTCTGCCTTGGTACAGTAACTCTCGCATCTTGCAGTGATGACAATGGTGACAAAAACACTGGTCTGAAGTTCAGTACTACTACAGTTAATGTGGCTCCCAGTGCCTCTGCAAACGTAACTATTGGTAATGGAACACAACCTTTCACAGTTAAATCTACTGACGAAAAGGTTGCTACCGTAAAGGTTGACAAGAATGTCATGACCGTTACAGGTGTCAAGGAGGGCAAGGCATCTATTACAGTTACCGACAAGAACAAGCGCTTCGGCACCATCTCTGTTAATGTAATTACTCCACTTGCCTTTGACAAGACAAGCTTAAACATTGCCGTTGGCAAGGAGGATGTTGTTAACATCAAAACAGGTCAGGCTCCATATACGGTTAACGTGAAGGATAACAAGATTGCTACTGCTACCGTTAAGGATGCTAAGATTACCATCAAGGGCGTGAAAGCAGGAACAACAACTGTTAACGTGCTTGATAAGAACAAGCTGGCAGGTACAATAACCGTAACTGTAAAGTAA
- a CDS encoding glycosyltransferase family 2 protein, protein MPKISILVAVYNTAAYLPQCLDSLLSQTLKDIEVLCVDDASTDKSLEILHQYAEKDERVKVFALKENHGIGYARNMALSNASGDYICFVDSDDWLASTALEKVCEAFTDEVDSVLFWVVHHYANGEEKVFPMPHFGTLSGAEAFKESLTWKIHGVYAIRGDIHHTYPYDDTLPTYSDENVTRIHYLKSRKVAFCEGVYYYRQHTSSTTHNISVRRFDFLLANESMRCQLLSLGASEETLRCFETVRWLNLVGLYMFYYLHRHELSLTDRQHGLSVMHHVWQTIHLQQVNPSIKRKFGYMPLRCSWHLFRLQEEAYFWLRGIVGKNK, encoded by the coding sequence ATGCCAAAGATTAGTATACTTGTAGCCGTTTATAACACAGCAGCTTACCTACCGCAATGCCTTGACTCGCTGTTGTCGCAGACCTTGAAGGACATTGAGGTTCTTTGTGTCGATGATGCGTCAACGGATAAGTCATTGGAGATTCTTCATCAGTATGCTGAAAAGGACGAGCGTGTGAAGGTTTTTGCGCTGAAAGAGAATCATGGAATAGGCTATGCTCGGAACATGGCACTGTCCAATGCCTCTGGAGATTATATCTGTTTTGTGGACAGTGACGATTGGTTGGCTTCAACGGCACTTGAGAAAGTATGTGAAGCCTTCACCGATGAGGTTGATTCCGTACTCTTTTGGGTTGTTCATCATTATGCGAATGGAGAGGAAAAGGTCTTTCCTATGCCTCATTTCGGTACGTTGTCAGGCGCAGAGGCTTTTAAGGAGAGCCTCACATGGAAGATACATGGTGTGTATGCAATTAGAGGAGATATCCACCATACCTATCCTTATGACGACACACTTCCGACCTATAGCGATGAGAATGTAACACGTATTCATTATCTAAAGTCTCGCAAAGTAGCCTTTTGTGAGGGCGTTTATTATTATCGACAGCACACTTCTTCCACAACACATAACATCAGTGTTCGCCGTTTCGACTTTCTCTTAGCGAATGAGAGTATGCGTTGTCAGCTCCTTTCCTTGGGTGCATCAGAGGAGACCCTCCGTTGTTTCGAGACGGTGAGATGGCTCAACTTAGTGGGGCTTTACATGTTCTATTATCTTCATCGCCATGAACTCTCCCTAACCGACCGCCAGCATGGTTTGTCTGTCATGCACCATGTTTGGCAAACCATTCATCTTCAGCAAGTAAACCCTTCAATAAAAAGGAAGTTCGGTTATATGCCCCTCCGCTGTTCGTGGCATCTTTTCCGTTTGCAGGAGGAGGCTTACTTTTGGTTGAGGGGGATTGTAGGGAAGAATAAATAG
- a CDS encoding oligosaccharide flippase family protein: MKKASNTDSYLHILKYISLFGGVQVLNVLIGIVRNKFVAMLLGPQGVGLISLFNSTTKLISDSTNFGISMSAVRNISEDYDQNNEEKLTEDIALVRSWSLLAALLGFFICIFLSPLLSRYTFAWDGHTLHFILLSPCVALTALAGGELAILKGVRKLRALAAISVYNVLGALVLTVPLYYFFGNAAIVPSLVLMALVQLLLTIMVSHRLYPFRVSFQKTFLDKGWGMIRLGTAFVFAGILGSGADLIIRSYLNNVSDIATVGFYNSAFMMTMVYAGMIFSAMETDYFPRLSGANNLKFTFNQIVNRQIEVTLLLISPLLTFFLLFLPQLILFLYSDKFLPALSMAQVLVLAMYVRAIRLPVEYIPLAKGDSKSYLLLEGLYDIFLVSLVLLGFWKWGLFGAGLGIAVTGLLNLVCVYGYAYVRYGYRLSSSVMRYAALHFSIGLLVLLCVRSDDEWMRWGVASLLCLVSTIVSLRVMKAKSGLWNALVNKVKNKFVHHAKD; encoded by the coding sequence ATGAAAAAAGCCTCTAATACTGACAGCTATTTGCATATCTTGAAGTACATCAGCCTCTTTGGTGGTGTACAGGTGCTGAATGTGCTGATTGGTATCGTTCGCAACAAGTTTGTTGCCATGCTGCTCGGACCGCAGGGAGTAGGACTTATCTCGCTTTTTAATTCCACAACCAAGCTCATCAGTGACTCTACGAACTTTGGAATATCTATGAGTGCTGTGCGCAATATATCAGAGGATTACGACCAGAACAATGAGGAGAAGCTGACGGAAGACATTGCCCTTGTGCGTTCATGGAGCCTACTTGCTGCCTTGTTGGGATTCTTTATCTGCATCTTCCTGAGTCCGTTGCTTAGCCGTTACACCTTTGCGTGGGACGGACATACGCTTCATTTCATTCTTCTTTCTCCTTGTGTGGCATTGACTGCCTTAGCTGGAGGCGAGCTTGCTATCCTTAAGGGAGTCCGTAAACTGCGTGCCTTAGCTGCTATATCGGTGTATAACGTGTTAGGAGCCTTAGTCTTAACCGTTCCACTTTATTATTTCTTCGGTAATGCAGCCATTGTTCCTTCGTTGGTATTGATGGCATTGGTGCAACTATTATTGACGATAATGGTTTCTCATCGGCTCTATCCTTTCCGCGTTTCCTTCCAAAAAACGTTCTTAGACAAGGGTTGGGGCATGATTCGTTTGGGTACAGCCTTTGTCTTTGCAGGCATCTTGGGCTCTGGTGCCGACCTGATTATCCGCAGCTATCTCAATAATGTTTCGGATATAGCAACCGTCGGTTTCTATAATTCTGCCTTCATGATGACGATGGTTTATGCAGGTATGATCTTCTCAGCAATGGAAACGGACTACTTTCCACGCCTTTCTGGGGCAAACAACTTGAAGTTTACTTTTAATCAGATTGTCAACCGACAGATAGAAGTGACACTCCTTCTCATCTCTCCTTTGCTTACTTTCTTCCTCTTATTCCTGCCCCAGCTGATTCTTTTCCTTTATTCCGATAAGTTCCTTCCAGCCCTCAGCATGGCGCAAGTGTTGGTGTTGGCGATGTATGTACGTGCTATCCGCCTCCCTGTTGAGTATATTCCTTTAGCAAAAGGCGACTCAAAATCCTATCTACTTTTAGAGGGATTGTATGACATCTTCCTTGTTTCACTCGTACTTCTTGGCTTTTGGAAGTGGGGACTCTTTGGTGCAGGATTAGGCATAGCAGTAACAGGTCTGCTCAATCTTGTCTGTGTCTATGGTTATGCTTACGTCCGTTATGGTTATCGTCTGTCCTCATCAGTGATGCGCTATGCCGCACTTCATTTCTCAATCGGACTCCTTGTGCTTCTTTGTGTGCGTTCTGATGACGAGTGGATGCGGTGGGGCGTAGCCAGTTTGTTATGCCTTGTGAGTACGATAGTTTCTCTCCGTGTGATGAAAGCGAAGTCGGGACTATGGAATGCCTTAGTAAATAAAGTGAAGAATAAGTTTGTTCACCATGCCAAAGATTAG
- a CDS encoding glycosyltransferase family 2 protein, with protein MRLSIIIPIYNVEDTLQRCLESVLAQMDERMEVILIDDGSTDSSRKIAEEMTADKGNCRLIHQENKGLSAARNAGIEMATGDFLTFVDSDDFVAEGTYDALLAVLAAHPDYDILEYPAMLYYGSATRQRLLTFTDTAIGSIRDYWLGGAYLHTYACNKLFRRELFAQTRFPEGRVFEDVYTYPYLLQQAKVVATTAVGLYYYCQNDKGITAQAGGKELNDLLKAHLKHLKLWGELTPAYYQALVNIQLDVYEATHAAPILPVLPYKGTLKLFILHLIGLKRLCQLNQFIHKIRKISHS; from the coding sequence ATGAGACTGTCTATCATCATCCCCATCTATAACGTTGAAGACACACTCCAGAGATGTTTGGAGAGTGTATTGGCACAGATGGATGAGAGGATGGAGGTCATTCTCATTGATGATGGGTCGACGGATTCCTCTCGGAAGATAGCCGAAGAGATGACTGCTGACAAGGGGAATTGTAGACTTATCCACCAAGAAAACAAGGGTCTTTCGGCAGCAAGAAACGCAGGAATAGAAATGGCAACAGGGGATTTTCTCACCTTTGTCGACTCTGATGACTTCGTTGCTGAGGGTACATACGATGCGTTGTTGGCTGTCTTGGCAGCACATCCTGACTATGATATCCTTGAATATCCTGCTATGTTGTATTACGGAAGTGCGACGAGGCAACGCCTACTTACCTTCACGGACACAGCAATCGGTTCTATCCGTGACTATTGGTTGGGCGGAGCTTACCTCCACACCTACGCTTGTAATAAGCTTTTTCGTCGTGAACTCTTTGCACAGACACGCTTTCCAGAGGGCAGAGTGTTTGAGGATGTCTACACTTATCCTTACTTATTGCAGCAGGCAAAGGTAGTGGCAACTACTGCGGTGGGCTTGTATTACTATTGTCAGAATGACAAGGGCATCACCGCTCAGGCAGGAGGAAAGGAATTGAACGACCTCCTAAAAGCGCATCTCAAGCACCTCAAGCTGTGGGGAGAACTGACACCTGCTTACTATCAGGCATTGGTTAATATTCAGTTGGATGTCTACGAGGCTACTCATGCTGCCCCTATCCTACCCGTTCTGCCCTATAAAGGAACCTTGAAACTCTTTATTCTCCACTTAATCGGATTAAAACGCTTATGTCAACTCAACCAGTTTATTCACAAAATAAGGAAGATAAGCCACTCGTAA
- a CDS encoding glycosyltransferase family 2 protein produces the protein MSTQPVYSQNKEDKPLVSFIVTYYSEPVDMLKECISSILALSLHETERQIIVVDDGADYSPINELLALSSNIVYVRQPNRGLGQARNTGIELAEGSFIQFVDGDDLLLTSAYEQCLDIIRYRETDMVLFQSTDKKTSKPLADAEGPISGTEYMTHNNLRGSVCTALFRKEILHDLRFPKGILHEDEEFTPQLMLRAESLYFTNNKAYYYRKREGSIMHKRDKRWHIRRLSDAEQVLYRLKERVDYLPVKERIAMERRIAQLTMDHIYNVITMTHDETHLNHVLQRLSRHGLFPLPDKDYTSKYKWFRRMTNSRFGRKTLIMLLRIKG, from the coding sequence ATGTCAACTCAACCAGTTTATTCACAAAATAAGGAAGATAAGCCACTCGTAAGCTTCATCGTGACTTACTATAGCGAGCCTGTTGATATGCTAAAGGAGTGTATCAGCAGTATCTTGGCATTGAGTCTGCACGAGACAGAACGCCAGATTATCGTCGTGGATGACGGTGCGGACTATTCACCTATCAACGAATTGCTTGCGCTATCATCGAACATTGTCTACGTCAGACAGCCTAACCGAGGATTGGGACAAGCACGAAACACAGGAATTGAGTTGGCTGAGGGCAGTTTTATTCAGTTTGTCGATGGTGACGATTTATTGTTAACAAGTGCCTACGAGCAGTGTTTAGATATCATCAGATACCGCGAAACAGATATGGTTTTATTCCAGTCAACTGACAAGAAAACGTCAAAACCGCTTGCTGATGCTGAGGGTCCGATAAGTGGAACGGAGTATATGACACACAATAACCTGCGGGGCAGTGTCTGTACAGCTCTTTTCCGTAAGGAGATTCTACACGATCTTCGTTTCCCTAAAGGCATACTTCACGAGGATGAAGAGTTTACGCCACAACTCATGTTACGTGCTGAGAGCCTTTATTTTACCAATAACAAGGCGTATTACTATCGTAAACGTGAGGGGTCTATCATGCACAAACGTGACAAGCGTTGGCATATCCGCCGCCTTTCTGACGCTGAGCAGGTACTTTATCGGTTGAAAGAGCGGGTCGACTATCTCCCTGTTAAAGAGCGTATTGCAATGGAACGACGCATCGCCCAACTGACAATGGACCATATTTACAACGTGATAACGATGACACATGACGAGACTCATCTCAACCATGTGCTACAACGTCTGTCCCGACATGGGCTTTTCCCGCTGCCCGACAAGGACTATACAAGTAAGTATAAGTGGTTCAGAAGAATGACCAACAGCCGTTTCGGGCGCAAGACATTGATTATGCTGTTAAGGATAAAGGGTTAA